The following proteins are encoded in a genomic region of Oncorhynchus masou masou isolate Uvic2021 chromosome 32, UVic_Omas_1.1, whole genome shotgun sequence:
- the LOC135525652 gene encoding histamine H2 receptor-like, which produces MPVAQVYAALMVVSSLFSVCGNVVLLLVVLLNKELRTETWALTLSFCLSDLALGLSIIPFGVHNSLFRTQGYPSDGPLCQGSAFLYLLLQLASIHSLTWATIDKFTEICFALSYSTICTSRRTRVVLVLVWLYGLINAALPLLGFGRYSYSSTRFLCAPSFQPDYRGFSLLFIVVGIIAPILIMCSMYAYIVYIVRKQVRRGTFVCNDQHCFYVPANNYFRSSLVMVATVVCLLVCWLPYITTCFYETFSGHDPPAAASAVATWLILLTSALNPWINSMTQT; this is translated from the exons ATGCCGGTGGCCCAGGTCTATGCAGCTCTGATGGTGGTCTCCAGTCTATTCTCTGTGTGTGGTAATGTGGTTTTATTACTGGTGGTTCTTCTTAACAAGGAGCTTCGCACCGAAACCTGGGCCCTGACCCTGAGCTTCTGCCTGAGTGACCTCGCCCTGGGTCTCTCCATCATTCCCTTCGGAGTCCACAACAGCCTGTTCAGAACGCAGGGCTACCCCAGCGACGGGCCCCTCTGCCAGGGCAGCGCCTTCCTCTACCTGCTTCTTCAGCTGGCCTCCATCCACTCCCTGACCTGGGCCACCATTGACAAATTTACAGAGATCTGTTTTGCCCTGAGCTATAGCACCATCTGCACATCCAGGAGGACCAGGGTGGTGCTGGTCCTGGTGTGGCTCTACGGCCTGATCAACGCAGCCTTGCCACTGCTAGGCTTCGGCCGCTACAGCTACAGCAGCACCAGGTTCCTGTGTGCCCCCAGCTTCCAGCCAGACTACAGGGGCTTCAGTCTGCTCTTCATCGTGGTCGGGATCATAGCACCCATACTCATCATGTGCTCCATGTATGCGTACATTGTGTATATTGTGAGGAAACAGGTGCGGCGAGGGACATTTGTTTGCAATGACCAGCACTGTTTTTATGTCCCTGCTAATAACTACTTCAGGAGCTCCTTAGTGATGGTGGCAACTGTGG TGTGCCTGCTAGTGTGCTGGCTGCCTTACATCACCACCTGTTTCTATGAGACGTTCAGTGGCCATGACCCGCCAGCAGCAGCCTCGGCCGTGGCTACCTGGCTCATCCTCCTCACCTCCGCTCTCAACCCATGGATCAACTCCATGACACAGACGTAA